tttgtaattatacAATCGCATCATatattttttgaacattttctaaaaataaCATACCATATTACACGAAAAAGGCGTTTCTAGCTGAGTTGGGCGATGTGACATTCGAAGAAACCGGTAAACACTTCGGTCATAACAAATGGGAATTTTTTCCTGGGATTTCAAAACTTCTGATAAACGGTCTAGACTTCTCGTTGTAAATCAGTGTCTACAAACTAACATGAATATCTCGGTTGCAAATTTCAAGTATAAAAACTATGGTATACAAAACTACCAGCATAGCTTTTCAGTTCTTCTCTATAACATagcgaaaagtaaaaaagcCAATTTGCAAGGAATGGCTGCCTGTCTCGCGGACTTTCACACGTTATTTTAATTCACGCCGGCGCTCTCGCGACAGCCACGTTTCATGGAACGTTTTAAAGTGGACCATAGCCACTCGTTCTCTAAATTACAATACAAAAGAGACAGCGCGTGGGTTAAGAACAGTTATCATAAAAATGTTTGCGTGAGAATTGGCTGTGGCTCGGTAGACTTAGTGGCATACATCCAAACCTTAAATAAGCGGACATAAAGTGTCCTGTGTATTGAAAAAGTCGACAATCGGATTATTTCATGATAATTCGGTTATATGGCGGATGCCAACTGACTGTCGTTGCTTAcatcaatttttaatttatgacTAAAGGGATGTGTCTCTGACAGGTGTCATGAGACATTTTTCATGAGTCCTTGTACTTAGAAAACAGCCATTTTTGGGAATCTCGACCATCGCAAGGGTTCATCACAGCGTACTGTCCACCAGCTTGTCCTCGGTCTAAACACTGACCTGTGCTTGAATGTTTGATGATACCCTATAAATGCAAGAACCAGTCATGTTAGACATTACAGTAAGTCGTCGGGAAAAGCTtgtagaatacgtaatacatTCAGCAGAGCCGACCCCCCTATCGATGCGATGCCTTGTCTGACTGTAAATGGTATTGATGACATCATCATTTCTTGTTGCTCGTGTGTTATCCGTCAGTCACGTGCTTAAGTTTCTGCCGGTTACACCATTGTAAGTGGCCTGGTAGTcacagcatttgatcttgtatactgctccctgtctttCTTCCGTTCTGTCTTTGTCCCTGACATTAATAATCAGTCTTCGCAAAGTAGTGATCAGTTATGGGCAACACGGCATATATAGAGAGGGGTTGGAATACGTGCGATAGTTTCAGACGTACAACCTATAATCTGAGGAATAGTCGCTGCTGTAACAGCACCAGAAGcggaaaaatatttgaaaaaactGTTATTCCTTAAAGCTGGGGTTTTAAGGAATATTCCGCTACACCTACAAACTGCTGTACAACTGACTTACCGATGCTTTGCTGTGTTCCCACTTTTGATTTCCTCCCATTCCATGACATTTGAGTATTTCTACTGGTGCACCTGCATACGACTTTGACACATCCAAACAGTTTTCCTCTTCGAATATTATCTCGCCTTTTGACGACAGTATCAGCATCTTTAATAAATGCACAATCCAGCgttattatttacattttacGCTGGCTCAATCGCAAAAGTAATTATACGATCTTTAAAAGGTGACGTGTGGCCTATTACTAGTTCACTCAACAGCGACCTTTAATACCAGCATACCAAGAAAGATGACAGACTCACTACCATTCGCTCCTCCCATGCACCCTATTTTTCAAGTAATCAAAGTACGAAAAAGGTTTAAGTACGGCGCTCCAGTTTGCATAGTAAAAGAAGGAAAGACAGTCGAACAGACAATCATATGCACTAATTTATTTACAAAACTCTGTGTTATGACGTCGTCGTTGTTCTCGCCGCTTTCTAACAGCAAATTACATCAGCGAAAGCATGCGAAACTGAACGTGCAGCTCTGTCACATGTGTGACATCAAACTCTATGATTGGTTAATCAGAACCCACCTGATTTCCACCTTGTCCGTGGCAGATATAAACTCCCATACGAGCTGAATGTTCAGGTTTGGCACCAAGGGAATCCAGACAGTAACCGCTGGCAGGATTACGAACCTGCGAGCACATATAAGAGAGAGAAAATGAGTCACCTACAAGTATATGGACCATTCAAGGAAATGCTAATAACCACGTGCTACTTCTGCCAAACTTGTTACAAACCCGTGGCTAGTTAAAAAAGCACGTAAttatctcaatttttttttctgccctaATTTTAGCTCAGTTGCTTTTTGCAATGACTGGAACTTGCGCTATGATCTGACAGTGATGCAATTTAGGCGTCTTTGTTTCAAAACATTGACTCTATTCGTTCTGGAAAGAACTCACGGACGTCGTTATACAACGCAGCTAACATCTTAATGATTCAATAAACAAGCACAAAAGACAAAGAGTAGCTGAATGtctctgaagaaaacaaaaaacttatcTAACAAAAAACTGTTAGACGAAAATCTAACGTGGCATACTACGACTTTCCAGGTCGGGGGGTCCCTTGGGGGAAGAAACAAAACGTGTAGTCCGCCATGCAGTTTTCTAAACTTGGAATGCGAAAGGGGTAGTACCATTAATTTTGTcagtagaaggtatacgaaaggggtaccttttctaccaaaaatggtatataaaagggatcttagggcggagcctccccgggTGAAGCTTTTTAaagtagccccccccccccgggatagTCTGTAAGTAATCTTACCTCTCCACTTGCGGGTGGGTTCAGCTCGGGCATCTGAACATCAGGATACACGTTTTCTATGTACCACTTGAAGCTTTTGCAGCCCAGTTTTTTCCTGAGTGCCACTCGTTCGCTGATGTCTCCATAATCCATGTTTCGTGCCTGAGGTTTCTTGTTATAGTACAGCTCCTTGTATTCATCCATCCATACTTCCGCTAAACGATTAAAGTTCTTGTTCAACGTTTTCTCTACTCCATCCGGGAACTTATAAGGACTGGTGTACTTTCGGAACACGTGACCAACACGCGAGCATGGTACGATTTCCAGGCGCCCACCGCACATCCAGATCTAATAATGAACAAATCATCATCTTCGGGACAGCTTCGGTGGTCCGCGGGCATGCCTGCAGGACACTCTTCAAAACAAACTCAGATCTGAGAGCGCTCTAAATAGCCcacatatatatataaaacaTGACTCCGAGTCTTTCagatcatttttctatatttggtttggttatCTTTGTGCTCAATTCTCTTCTGGAATTGCAAGACAATGGAGTCATGaataatttgcaattttgaccctgaAGCCCCaaagtcatgttagaattttaatatatctaACGTGGGCTATTGGATATTTATAAAATTAAGGTTTTATGTTGTTAGTAAACCTTGGTTTCCTCTAGTCTTAACTTGCATTGATTTAATGGACATAAGTGACTTGCGGTGGTTTGCATGCTCTATCCCTATATTTTGATTTGAACCctaaaaacaagcaacaaaCTAGCGTGATCATAACAGCACCTTACCCTAAAGGAAAGCTCAAGATTTTCTCCACCCCAAATATCCATCTCCTCATCGTAGGAACCAGTGTCAAAGAAATACTGTTTATGAATTGAAAATAATCCTCCAGCCATGGTAGGCGTCCTGCAATTAACAAATACTTGGCATTTATTCCTCAAGTCtgatgggctctgagtcaacaGCCCATGTTTTAGCAAAATCCAacaagttggtaaaaaatattgaCACAAAACAACTTCAGCTAGCAAAACGTGATTCAGCCACCACTTTTTTGggtttcaaagccggcgcttttcgctactagtgggctataacgtATAGCGCAGTActagctcagccaatcagaacgcagcattgataatagaccactagttggattttactaaaaagtgATATATTGGAGGGTTCGACGATCTCATCAAATaataaaacattgttttaacaaaaattaaagcTATATAGAGAAAATCCTTACGAGAAAAATGTTAAGGCAGAGTTGAGTCGGGGTTAACCAGCTAACACCTGATTAGATTGCAGTATTATAAATGCAGTATTATAAATTAGGGAATGTGCCCTATGCCACTATCGCTGCGGTTGTTCATGTGGCTTTTTGTTCTAACCATTAATTGTATTACTGaccaacaacaaaaagatgAATGGGCAAGATGGATTTTTATTCTCCAAGACTATGGCATGGAAGCTCACACAACCTAGCGGccactgactgaaaaaaaaaagaaaagaagattgTGAATCCAAAACAAGGTCCAACCTGATGGGATCAGTATGATCCTTTCTGAGCTTCTGCTCCTCTGGGGGAATTCCCTTCCACTTAAAGAACAGATCCCATCCAAATCCTCCTCGTTGATCAGCATTAGCAGATCCCTGATACGCAAATGTATCAGCATTCAGCACTTCAATTGCTGGACACACGACATTGGAGCGTGATTCAGCTATACGTGCCAACAAAGGCTCTACCCAACCTGGTGTTGCCTCACAGTGAGAGTCCAGGAATGTAAGGACATCACCCTTAGCAGCTCTGGCTCCCTTTAGGCGTGCACGTACAAGCCCCTCGCGCTTAGTGTTCCTTATTACTGTCACTTTACTCATTGTGGCCACATGATCGTCTAAAGGTTTGCCAAGTCTTTCTATAGGAAAAGATCAACAATTCACCTGATTATTGATAGTGAGAATTATAGTGAGAAGTCATTCATTCTCATGGCTACGTATAATCTGGTGAAGTACCATAGTTTCAAATAGTAATAATGAATTAGCGGTGCTTTAACATACATCAAACATGCAGCCTCAAAGTATTTAATCATTTACTGTTACtattttttatagttttgctAGCAGACAATGACAACTGTAAGCTTGAAATTAAAAAGCGAAATGGATTTTTAAGtgctgcaaaacaaaagaacattAACTCAGGCAAAAAACCCTAAGGCAAAGAGAATCACCCCTGACAATAAAACACCTTTTGATAGCAACCTAAAAGATTTGACTGTAAGTATGATGTTGAATATGATTATGAATTTGGAACTTTGACCCTGTTCTTTTGTCAAAATAGTCACTCCATCCTGTTGCTAACCAGAATTAGAGAtgttagggaaagttcatttaatatgacaagggggggggatgaagatattgagggggggctccgaaaatttttagacacccgaagggggggctctgaaaaaattgttgcgctaggagggggggctccgaaaatttgtatacttcaaaaccaacacatgacatcatcatacagatcggatggttttcaactcaacaatttaatgacctgtgcaactcagctatatcacgtggtttacagatataacaaaatTAGTCTCAGTAAtcattacactcttgttcatcccaaaaatgctttagaaaatttcaaaaattagaaatgctcaaactttttataataaaaccacattgattcaacaagatttcaaaatctgctAACGGGAACTATAAAAGCGATGACTctgtaacaagaaatgttaagaaatgttaagaaatgaagtcggaggggggggggggggctctgaaattttttcgactacctaggagggggctcctaaaaacttgaaccgctagcgaggggggctgctaaaatttcaagcttcgagtttcaatatcttcatccccctcCTTGTCATATttaatgaactttcccttacaGATTAAATAGTTCATTGTGGTGACAAGTGTTTATCTGCGATGCAGATTGTAGTCCAACCTAAAGATCAATGGCATTTCAGAAAACTGTATGAAAATAACACTctaaagaaatatttattgtttataacagtaaatgagttttcctttttaattctaaattattttgttttactcacCATCTTCACTGAAGTCATCCACAATAATAACTCCACTTAACAGGTCAGGAGGTGTCCTGTTAATAACACTATGAACAGTGCGCAGGAGGACAGACAGCCGCTCTTTATGAAAGCAGATTATGACAGTAGTGGTTGGAAGCTTGGCTGGGTAACTGTTAAATTTGGCTTTACAACTGTAAGAGAGATTGAGTTTTgtttaaatttctttattatgcTCAATCTAAagtttaactgaaaaaaaacaacaacaacaacactagcAGGTTCATTTCCATATGCCAAACAGCTGATTAAACCTCTTCTGTTTAACTGTGTAATGTGGTCTGATTTATGGACAACAATACAGAGTGCTTGGATAAAAGATACTTCATAATTCTACATCCAAAAATCGctaattataataatagtattaataATATCATTGATATTTATTATTTCCCATAGGACCCTTGGTCATTTGTTCTGAATTGCTCCCTTAGGATATAAGTCAGCATGAGAGCAGCCAAAGCCCCGAGCTAaatggataataataataataatgataacaacaataataataataactattgactcagagaccatgagggcgagaggaataattattgttttagtaaaatccaactagttggtcaaaaatatcgaaaataaaaaacttttagctagttaaagctagactttaatttttttttgtcaccaaAAAGCCcacacttttcgctactagggggctataacatatagcctagtagtagttcagccaatcagaacacagcattgatgatagaccactagctggattttactaaaataaataattaacaagGTGGTTTTTTTTCTACAAAGAATCAAAAGCATCAACATGCATGGAATTTTAGAATAACTGTAGATGGCAAATCCTAAATaaaattggaaagaaaaatattacatgAATAGCTCTTCATTTTATCAGTCAAGTGTCTAGTCTCCACTAAAACCCTATTAACAAGAGGATTAATACAAAAAGAGATTACTGTAGGTGGATGAAAATATCTGATTTAATGCAATGTGCCACTGATCCAGTGATACTAACAATTTTTTgttaagaaaacagaaaatcaTCAAGATGACTTTCACCAGCCATTATTTTCAAGAgcatttaaaaatttaaataactaCAGGTAGATAATTTAGCCATAACACTCACCCATCACTCCGCATATCTTGCAAAGTCCTGTCCAATGATATCTTATCACTAAGGACCCAGTTGAAAGAGTGATCTCCGAATCGCTCTTCAGAAagctttttatctttttcctCGGTCAAAAAGGCTGGTTGTCCATTTTCTCCTAAACCGCCTGGGTTGGTGCGTTTAGCTAAACTTGCATCGTAAACTGTCCTTGCTCTAGAACCCTCAGAGTTCGATGAAATCACACCGCCCAAAACCTTAGCAGCATTAGACAAAATACCGTCCCTTGTTGAAGGCTTTTCAGAAGTATCTTTTTCCCATGGATATTTAATGTGCTTTTCAACGGGCCGTAAAGGTTGCACTCCTGCACCAGTCATGTAATGATGGTCGCTTTTATCCAAAACGATCGGAGCGTTCAACATTGTTAAGGATTCCCGCGTAACTTCACTATTGAACATCAAAACTAGTATAGTTACAGAAAACCAAAATGTTGAAGTGATCACTATGATGTTGAAAATCCTTTTCGAGGACATGCTGACGAGCGATTTATAGAATTGTTTAAACAGTACCGGTTTTTAAATGCCACGTAGGAACGTAGATACTCAAGATTGTTTGCTGAATGATTTCAGTTCTGAATGGGAAGAAAATCTTACCCCACTGCAAAATTCCTCAGGAAGTAGGCATCCTCCAAAATATACTCCTATTATCGCTATTAGGGTGTAACCTAACAGGGCTGTTTATCAAATGAATACAAACTATGAATTCAAGCCAAAGTCGGTGTCTCCCATGCGTAAATACGGCTACGACCGGAAAACGATGAATACTGGACCAGACGACTAGGTAACCAGGTCTTTATTTGAAGGAACCTCGCCTCGCCTAGTGGAGTCAATGGCGGGGGTGTTTTCACCTGTGATGGGAAATTTTAAACAAGAAGCGCTGAAAAAGCAAGTAGTAAATAATGTTCTTTGCTTTTCGAGTCAGTACGGAGCTTCGCAAAGTTATGCAGCATCGAATCTGGTTGGAGACAAGTACAATTACCCAAGTTACGGTGATTTCACTCAAGCGTTTGTCCTGGTAGGTAagcttttaagcttatatcTCAGATTGCAGCTTAACAACCGTACAAAAACACCTCGCTAGAGTGCAAGCGACGCAGTGGGATCTTGAAAAAACGGAAATAAGCTTTTTAAATGATGTAATCGTGTTTCTTTTCTAGCCCAACTGCGTCTTAGTCTCTCCAGCTGGCTGTTTTTTTGTCCCACGAGTGGGACACACGTTACTTGTTTTCAAAGGGCGAAGCTTTTTTCCAGTCTGGGATGGTTATAAAAAAGTTGAGAGCCTGTAGGGACGtaaagttttagttttaaaGTGAAGCTGTGGCTTTCTGTTGACTTTCAACTTGTCATCTACCTGGTACATACTGCAATAGGCCTGCACCGTTTGCAAGGTTGTCTATGATTGGCTAGTATGTTAGTTCCTGTGGTCATAGTGGTCGACCAATGAAAACCAGCATCTTTTCATTATTGGGGTGTGACACCTTCTCCCTGGTAGACCATTTCATGCTGATTTTCATCGTTGAGGATTGTGAGGACTTAGTTTTGTCTGGTGTGTGATTTCGGTTAGCTATTTCGGTCTATTTGCGTTGTTTAATTTGGTTGGTGGATCTGCAATTCTCATTCAGTGTTGCTGTCGTTCGCGTTGTTGTAGTATCTATTTCGATCATGAACGTTGTTGGTGTTTAATTCACTGTACTTCTTGTAGAATTCGGTGCAGTGTGCTGGCGTTGTTGTAGTAGCAATCTTTGCCGGTGTTTAATTCGGTTTGTGGATTTGCGATTCTCATTCAGTGTTGCCGTCGTTTGTGTTGTTGTAGTAGCTATTTCGATCGTGAATGTTGTTGGTGTTTAATTGGCTGTTTTTGTCGAACTGGGGACTTATTATTTTGGTGGATTTTTGCCTCCGCAATGAGCAGCAGAGGCCGTGGCACGTGTCCTAGGTGCAAAAAAGAGTACTTCAATCGCTCAAAACCCCCAGATTGCACAAGCTGCGGCTTTCATTTGGGGGGCACTTTTGtccaaaagaagaagaaaccaaagCAAAGTAATCCTGCGGTTGTGGAAATTATTCAATTCCTTTACTCTTGCCGCAGTTCTGACCAAGGTGACCTTTGCTTTGTTACCTGTAGTGGGGACTCATGGCTGTGTAGCTTAGAGAAATGCAAAGTCGCACGATCTGTTCACGTCAACAGTGGTCTGGTGGATTCTTTTGAATGCCAGCACATTAAGGAGGCAAAGAATAGCTCCAACTGTAGTCCCATTGCGACACTTCACCCGGACTTGGTCAACTATCCGTGTAGCGATGTTGTTCGCAGTGAACTTTCACAGATTGTGTCTTCCCTGCTGTCCACCAACTCTCCGTCTGTGATCCAAGTCTCTGACCGGTCTTTCGCGGTTTTTGGTTCTCCTTCAGCCAGTAACCCGCTCGGCTTTTGCCATGTCCAGGAAGAAGCTCGTACAAAAAGCGGGTATACCTGCACAAGTAAAGATTGCCGCAGTTACGCGTCCAAGGCTAAAGGTATCGCTGTGAAGGTGTGTTgccttcatcttcatcttctctTTGCCTCACTGCGACAATTTCCCTCCTTGGATAGTTGTACGTCTTCAGAGTCCATTTCTGTTCCAGTTATCGGGGGACCTTCTCAAACTCCGTCGCATACATCCTCGTCCAGTATAGCTGCAGCTGAACCTTCTTGCTCTTCAAGTAGACCCACTGCTTCTGCTTCTTCCTCCTCTAGTACTGCGACCATACACACTCCTACCAC
The sequence above is a segment of the Porites lutea chromosome 3, jaPorLute2.1, whole genome shotgun sequence genome. Coding sequences within it:
- the LOC140930083 gene encoding polypeptide N-acetylgalactosaminyltransferase 13-like is translated as MSSKRIFNIIVITSTFWFSVTILVLMFNSEVTRESLTMLNAPIVLDKSDHHYMTGAGVQPLRPVEKHIKYPWEKDTSEKPSTRDGILSNAAKVLGGVISSNSEGSRARTVYDASLAKRTNPGGLGENGQPAFLTEEKDKKLSEERFGDHSFNWVLSDKISLDRTLQDMRSDGCKAKFNSYPAKLPTTTVIICFHKERLSVLLRTVHSVINRTPPDLLSGVIIVDDFSEDERLGKPLDDHVATMSKVTVIRNTKREGLVRARLKGARAAKGDVLTFLDSHCEATPGWVEPLLARIAESRSNVVCPAIEVLNADTFAYQGSANADQRGGFGWDLFFKWKGIPPEEQKLRKDHTDPIRTPTMAGGLFSIHKQYFFDTGSYDEEMDIWGGENLELSFRIWMCGGRLEIVPCSRVGHVFRKYTSPYKFPDGVEKTLNKNFNRLAEVWMDEYKELYYNKKPQARNMDYGDISERVALRKKLGCKSFKWYIENVYPDVQMPELNPPASGEVRNPASGYCLDSLGAKPEHSARMGVYICHGQGGNQMLILSSKGEIIFEEENCLDVSKSYAGAPVEILKCHGMGGNQKWEHSKASGIIKHSSTGQCLDRGQAGGQYAVMNPCDGRDSQKWLFSKYKDS